In Papaver somniferum cultivar HN1 chromosome 1, ASM357369v1, whole genome shotgun sequence, a genomic segment contains:
- the LOC113357549 gene encoding uncharacterized protein LOC113357549, whose translation MQSSSPSSIPPVVSSIPSGDSFMGDETSSVPCGNVSSDPVIPPGFENFPPCGSTVSPAAWSSLFDKKKESVIPTDMEFYLYPVVDGKKSMDILYEVYDEDIRVCEDKVIGAFVGRRLPFNWVQSVVNRAWKPKGEIQMTIHGESMFIFDFKSARDRVRALEMGSMFIFSGLFIGKPCSRLVEKEIAELKSIHVWMNFRNVPLFMWSNKGLSMISSYLGKPLMMDTQTLNKTRMSYARICVEVDVNCDFPDSFTFTVGGIDTIEIKMDYSWKPPKCSECAVFGHVTANCPKHVKPIPKVVQKWVHTKTVNNMDKDGWILKSRNGAKTTDQLDHSSKNNMVFHIVIDAGAMDSNQGISEQNKENFQVILQATQQKASKPESSSTGSRAHFQKRGSLDPPAINLFPKIADLKKYARDNDTNNCFRRIWVGWDPNIIQVNLLLASSQASLLEVTIVTIVYGDNYYLTRTSLWNMITSFVESNSRPWVLLGDFNFIFVSSDKVRGFPIMPYDYEGFARCSQLSQLLDISFTGCFYNWTNCQQDGVIIRYKLDRVMVNMDWIQQFQMSKAEFLLPGISDHSPAIVSICENKKHGPPPFRFYNFLYEEEDFLGVARVAWNLSVGALVRRERDYVVEYVKLAKYEESSLKQQFRVKWLNMGDSNTPFFHNSLKERRYRNNILFLYNSENVKLSEDKDIANECVSYYSHLFGSDLEDIGNDNFLNLRFGACVKQDDVADLIKPHYKNT comes from the exons ATGCAATCatcttctccgtcttcaattCCTCCGGTGGTCTCCTCCATACCATCAGGGGATTCTTTTATGGGGGATGAAACTTCTTCAGTTCCTTGTGGTAATGTTTCTTCTGATCCTGTTATTCCTCCTGGTTTTGAAAACTTTCCACCTTGTGGATCTACAGTATCTCCTGCTGCTTGGTCGTCTCTATTTGATAAGAAGAAAGAATCGGTTATCCCCACAGATATGGAATTCTATTTGTATCCAGTGGTGGATGGCAAGAAATCTATGGATATTCTTTATGAGGTGTATGATGAAGACATTCGTGTTTGTGAAGATAAAGTAATTGGAGCTTTTGTGGGTAGAAGACTACCTTTTAATTGGGTTCAAAGCGTTGTAAATCGGGCCTGGAAACCAAAAGGTGAGATTCAAATGACCATTCATGGCGAGAGTATGTTTATTTTTGATTTCAAATCTGCTAGGGATAGAGTTAGAGCTTTAGAGATGGGTTCAATGTTCATTTTTAGTGGATTGTTTATTGGTAAGCCTTGCTCTAGACTGGTTGAGAAGGAAATCGCTGAATTGAAATCAATTCATGTATGGATGAATTTTAGAAATGTTCCTTTATTCATGTGGAGTAATAAGGGGTTGAGTATGATTTCTAGCTACCTTGGAAAGCCTCTTATGATGGATACTCAAACTCTAAATAAGACCAGAATGAGTTATGCTAGGATATGTGTTGAAGTAGATGTTAATTGTGATTTTCCAGATTCTTTCACTTTCACTGTGGGTGGTatagatacaattgaaattaagaTGGATTATTCTTGGAAACCACCAAAATGCAGTGAGTGTGCAGTTTTTGGTCATGTTACTGCTAACTGTCCTAAACATGTAAAACCAATTCCAAAAGTAGTTCAAAAATGGGTTCACACGAAGACTGTTAACAACATGGATAAAGATGGGTGGATTTTAAAATCAAGGAATGGGGCTAAGACTACTGATCAGTTAGACCACAGTTCTAAAAATAATATGGTCTTTCATATAGTAATTGATGCTGGAGCTATGGACTCTAATCAAGga ATATCTGAGCAGAATAAGGAAAATTTCCAAGTCATTTTGCAAGCAACCCAGCAGAAGGCTAGTAAACCTGAATCTTCTAGCACTGGATCAAGAGCACACTTTCAGAAGAGAGGATCACTTGATCCACCAGCTATTAACCTCTTTCCTAAGATTGCAGATTTGAAGAAGTATGCTAGAG ATAATGATACTAATAATTGTTTTCGTAGAATTTGGGTTGGATGGGACCCAAATATCATTCAAGTAAATTTACTTTTGGCTTCTTCTCAAGCTTCATTATTAGAAGTTACTATTGTGACTATTGTCTATGGAGATAACTATTACCTTACTAGGACTTCTTTATGGAATATGATCACTTCCTTTGTTGAATCAAATAGCAGGCCTTGGGTTCTTCTTGGAGACttcaattttatctttgtttCTTCTGATAAAGTTAGAGGTTTTCCAATTATGCCATATGATTATGAAGGTTTTGCTAGATGTAGCCAGTTATCTCAACTTTTGGATATTTCTTTTACTGGATGTTTTTATAATTGGACAAATTGTCAACAAGATGGTGTTATCATCAGATATAAATTGGATAGAGTAATGGTAAATATGGATTGGATTCAGCAGTTTCAAATGTCTAAAGCAGAATTTCTCTTGCCAGGTATTTCTGACCATTCTCCTGCTATTGTGTCTATTTGTGAAAATAAAAAGCATGGCCCCCCACCTTTTAGGTTTTATAATTTTCTATATGAGGAAGAAGATTTTCTGGGAGTGGCTAGAGTTGCATGGAATTTATCTGTGGGAG CGTTGGTTAGAAGGGAGAGAGATTATGTTGTTGAGTATGTGAAATTGGCCAAGTATGAGGAATCTTCCCTTAAGCAACAGTTTAGAGTTAAATGGTTAAATATGGGAGACTCTAATACTCCTTTCTTTCATAATTCTCTCAAAGAGCGAAGGTATAGGAATAATATCTTATTTCTCTATAATAGTGAAAATGTTAAACTTTCTGAGGACAAGGATATTGCTAATGAATGTGTTTCTTATTATTCCCATCTTTTTGGTAGTGATCTAGAGGATattggaaatgataattttttgaATTTAAGGTTTGGGGCTTGTGTTAAACAAGATGATGTAGCTGACCTCATTAAGCCTCACTACAAAAATACTTAG
- the LOC113357558 gene encoding protein MIZU-KUSSEI 1-like: MSTRTTQLHIVDGITSVDCQNQVRSWSLLRSIMWFIIPSCTGNISDQQLESRRKGDYYSNNKYLHYLQPRRSRSVSPSRNTKNDTISGIKNISTGTIFGYRQGKVTFCIQSKPDSNIPTLLLELALPTAILAKEMKSGLLRISLECNNRSRHSSSNLLSVPVWTMYCNGRKVGSAIKRIPTQADKKVLSLMGEIYEGVGIINAKTLLKSSVDDNYEDLRNHGDLMYLRGNFERGSASSNSESFHLINQDGSSNQQLSIFFTRTR, translated from the coding sequence ATGTCGACTAGAACGACTCAGTTACACATTGTTGATGGAATCACATCAGTTGATTGTCAAAATCAAGTACGTTCATGGAGTCTTCTTCGATCAATTATGTGGTTTATCATTCCAAGCTGCACCGGAAACATCTCTGATCAACAACTTGAAAGTCGAAGAAAAGGAGACTATTACAGTAACAACAAGTACCTCCATTATTTACAACCACGTCGAAGTCGTTCAGTATCACCTTCCAGGAATACCAAAAACGATACCATCTCAGGGATCAAAAACATTTCGACAGGGACCATCTTTGGATACCGTCAAGGGAAAGTTACATTCTGCATTCAATCGAAACCAGATTCTAATATTCCTACACTACTTCTTGAACTTGCATTACCTACAGCTATTCTAGCAAAGGAAATGAAAAGTGGGTTATTAAGAATTTCCCTGGAGTGCAACAATAGATCTCGGCATTCCTCTTCTAATCTCTTGTCTGTACCAGTTTGGACTATGTATTGTAATGGGAGAAAAGTTGGTTCCGCTATAAAACGTATACCAACACAAGCTGATAAGAAAGTTCTTAGTTTAATGGGTGAAATTTATGAAGGTGTGGGTATTATAAATGCCAAAACGCTATTGAAGTCGTCCGTTGATGATAATTATGAGGATCTACGTAACCATGGTGACCTTATGTACTTGCGAGGTAATTTCGAAAGAGGATCTGCTTCTTCAAATTCAGAATCCTtccatttgataaatcaagatggaAGTAGTAATCAACAACTCAGCATTTTCTTCACTCGAACTAGATGA